The window ACTTCTCCAATCCATCATATACTTTCTAAGTTCCCCTTCATCTCCCGTACCTCTTGGACCAAGCAAAAGAGGAATACCACCATCCCTTAGTAATATCTCGGTCAACAGTTGTCTCAACATCAAACTCCGCTGCCTTTGCTGATCGGCATTTCCTCGCCCAATCCACGATATCTCCCCTCCACCCATTGCAGCAGCTGCTTGTGCATAATATTCCAATGTCAGTTCAAGATTGCCATGCCTCAAGAAAACGGAACCATACTGCCTTATAATGCTGGCAACTTCTGCACAAGCATCCATAATACCCATCTTCTGGCCAGTTCCAGAACCTTCCAAAAGGACCCCATGGTCAGCTAAAACAATAGAAATATGTACAGCATCGATGTTGTATCCTTCCTCTCCAACTTCCTTAGACAAGTAGAGAATTGCTGGAAGTAACTGAATGCTCAAAAGTAACACATAGGGATAAACAAGGGGATCCTTCCCATTTTTCGTATAATATGATGGTTCATATTTATTTAAGTAGCTTTGGAGATCATCTAGAGTGTATGGCACCAAGCCTTCACTGAGAACGACGGAAGAGGAATCAGCTGGGCAGTCGCGCACTGCCGACAATTTGAACCACAAGAAATCCTCTATGGTGGTAAAGAGTCCCGGTACATCTCTAAGTAATCTATCAATTTGACGGCGGCAACCAGAAATAATAGCATAAAGAAGTAACCTCTTCCTGTCATAACCAGGTCGACCTGCTCGATCGCCCATTCTCAACATTTTCTCGCATTCTTCTGAAGCGGAAATAGCGATCTCTGGTGAGACGGCACCGCCGGTCGAGATCCACTCTGCGAGCTGCCAAAGAAGTGTTAGATGACCAGATTTACAACGGCAAAGACCAACGAAAAATGAGGTACCTGAGGGGCGAAGTGCTGTGCAACGTGAGATGATTGAGCAACACTTCTTGCCTCATCATAATATCCAGTTCTTAAGCAGAAATAGATCTACAGAGCACAAGAAAAGTATGTAAACACAATATAAAGTAGAAGGAAA of the Ananas comosus cultivar F153 unplaced genomic scaffold, ASM154086v1, whole genome shotgun sequence genome contains:
- the LOC109704085 gene encoding nuclear pore complex protein NUP93A-like, whose product is AALGGAVGNLQKVRAFLRVRLRDYGVLDFDATDVRRQPPVDTTWQQIYFCLRTGYYDEARSVAQSSHVAQHFAPQLAEWISTGGAVSPEIAISASEECEKMLRMGDRAGRPGYDRKRLLLYAIISGCRRQIDRLLRDVPGLFTTIEDFLWFKLSAVRDCPADSSSVVLSEGLVPYTLDDLQSYLNKYEPSYYTKNGKDPLVYPYVLLLSIQLLPAILYLSKEVGEEGYNIDAVHISIVLADHGVLLEGSGTGQKMGIMDACAEVASIIRQYGSVFLRHGNLELTLEYYAQAAAAMGGGEISWIGRGNADQQRQRSLMLRQLLTEILLRDGGIPLLLGPRGTGDEGELRKYMMDWRSREQFLLEAAHQCQEAGLYEKSIEIYKRVGAFATALETINKCLSDAICAMLRGRLDGDSRAAALIYSGNDVLETFKYPSEARLQDKELISEQQTVLRQLEAILFVHKLARAGQYVDALREITKLSFLPLNPRAPDVTADVFRNLSPHVQACVPDLLKIALSCIDNVADTDGTLRALKSKIANFVANNMTRNWPQDLYEKIARSI